In the Podospora bellae-mahoneyi strain CBS 112042 chromosome 4, whole genome shotgun sequence genome, one interval contains:
- a CDS encoding hypothetical protein (COG:J; EggNog:ENOG503P5SU) produces the protein MATLRATPNLLAMPPPLRSLLLTHHILLPTRTFATRPGPRRHSIPPLPGFDPESPLSQTTEEYILPLESTSYLPPPSNDPNGLPFPAPPPSKSSLAKATGIFTSNGGPKFLYSAGRFLELPVNTHTPEICLIGRSNVGKSTLINALSGLLGASARNSHGVVARKQGSAITSRKAGCTVTLNGYGFGTPPPEPPSALEEIKAKREAVVKGATRQARREAQKEYMQREKPRRYALIMVDMPGYGLGSKKDWGVEIQKYLAKRQMLKGAVVLIDAETGVKEQDRMVLGNLRDHNVRTVVVLTKGDKVVDAAVVEQRKQNGEGKGGAEERIGEVLVGVWKELRRAERRSLTWLEGGDKGWEREVWVTGAGDPRNGGLGVETARWAICRLAGLVEDKRKIVVPGLDVAVGKGKKEVVEVEQEEPEIVSFDDIEALMEREKARPKKRLHPSF, from the coding sequence ATGGCGACCCTCCGcgcaacccccaacctcctcgccatgcccccccccctccgctcCCTCCTCTTAACCCatcacatcctcctcccaacccgaACCTTTGCAACCCGCCCCGGGCCCCGCCGGcactccatcccccccctccccggcttCGACCCCGAATCACCCCTCTCACAAACAACAGAGGAGTACATCCTACCGCTGGAATCAACCTCCTacctccccccgccctccaacGACCCCAACGGCCTCCCCTTCCcggccccccccccttcaaaatcctccctcgccaaggCAACAGGAATCTTTACCTCCAATGGCGGCCCCAAATTCCTCTATTCCGCAGGCAGATTCCTTGAATTGCCAGTCAACACCCACACCCCGGAAATCTGCCTCATCGGCCGCTCCAACGTCGGAAAATCAACTCTAATCAACGCCCTCTCTGGCCTTCTCGGCGCATCCGCCCGTAACAGCCATGGAGTGGTGGCGCGAAAGCAAGGAAGCGCGATAACCTCCCGTAAAGCAGGCTGCACAGTCACCCTCAACGGCTACGGGTTTggcaccccaccccccgaacCCCCTTCCGCGCTTGAAGAGATCAAAGCCAAAAGAGAAGCCGTTGTGAAGGGAGCGACACGGCaagcgaggagggaggcgcaAAAGGAGTATATGCAACGGGAGAAGCCGAGGAGATACGCCCTGATAATGGTTGACATGCCTGGTTATGGCTTGGGGTCCAAAAAGGactggggggtggagattCAGAAATATTTGGCGAAAAGGCAGATGCTcaagggggcggtggtgctgattGATGCCGAGACCGGGGTTAAAGAGCAGGAtaggatggtgttggggaacTTGAGGGATCATAATGTTAGGACTGTGGTTGTGCTCACCAAGGGGGATAAGGTTGTTGatgcggcggtggtggagcagAGGAAACAAAAtggggagggaaaagggggggcggaggagaggataggggaggttttggtgggggtttggaaGGAACTGAGGAGagcggagaggaggagtttgacttggttggagggaggagacaaggggtgggagagggaggtttgggTTACGGGGGCGGGGGATCCGAGgaatggggggttgggggttgagaCGGCTAGGTGGGCGATTTGCaggttggctgggttggtggaggataaGAGGAAGATTGTGGTGCCGGGGTTGGATGTCGCGGTcggaaaggggaagaaggaggtggtggaggtggagcaggaggagcccGAGATTGTTTCGTTTGATGATATTGAGGcgttgatggagagggagaaggcgaggcCGAAGAAGAGGCTTCATCCGTCGTTTTGA
- a CDS encoding hypothetical protein (EggNog:ENOG503P79W; COG:S) has translation MSHLRTLYRSLLRELPPRPLLSSPRADLHQHLRDNFASSSSEKKADIAEQYLSYLKAQRTYVTLIERYNPGMGMDEEERVRLTARRVGMDLPKEYGFEKGQK, from the coding sequence ATGTCCCACCTCCGCACCCTCTaccgctccctcctccgcgagCTGCCCCCCCGACcgctcctctcctccccccgcgccgacctccaccaacacctccgcGACAActttgcctcctcctcctctgaaAAGAAAGCCGATATCGCCGAGCAGTACCTCTCCTACCTCAAAGCCCAAAGGACATACGTCACCCTGATCGAGCGGTACAACCCCGGCATGGGCatggacgaagaagaaagagTGCGCCTCACCGCGAGAagggtggggatggatcTTCCCAAGGAGTATGGGTTTGAGAAGGGGCAGAAGTGA
- a CDS encoding hypothetical protein (EggNog:ENOG503NV51): protein MQPMMSSSRDPTARLRAGLNPLLTASLGVYHPQHNNGTPHSALSVSSHGAFSSNQTPLSAIQPYNPQQWITSPTAGPGQEPMQTAAIQEPQGSPLPPPPYSPPRSARPMSMNFDQGPAGNISVARAPHPPLQRAATESPVANTSFPPPPGTRGPSRERRFGLPSLTRRREPEPAIAPLDPSPQQSSRSLSGLLSRPAGGHPGPLTLQIPHQVPQRTDSDSSQNMAPGARRAVSTPAVATPTSARSRSSSQIRWDPSMPVPPPPPGPPPSSSRSQSMQRLQSGSDPIVSPPTRRPPPTGVAALGPVPLTPANWREGDNLPGPPGQHQQEQQQHADSPATVGVQLSETSSVASSGAGAQTESATSSAPSSAGGLVRRSPVVRGDKTLLERRSESRTRLATRGSVDTTNSPHGLSDIVIPGSSSGGLQRRLTIGRGTPRTGRTSETPKTGESIDTPESRTPRASGSQGVSGQVTPTRLSPSSQKHPERHAVPRALPTPPTGSRSSSTHRGMGPDMPMSAPLSPSHNFPVSKHMVITQSSEQFARGTVDRFAAFADREASAANDAERVRLFAEFFVNESRIRRERYGAAIGAMGSEVLDLTRDLFRPMPVRRESINSATSGTVELTPQSSEPRSHRGSIGSAFEGNHGASSSAVQTPTSVSQQQQQQSPSPSGNQNWPSNNYMPSLSPILSMSVSDAVDEQDSRGRPASRWWEADSTGAPSSRMERSKRESKYMGVPKEAREALQWIDEPQLSPAGSSKRASHGYLPEKTGWHDTDQSMTPQALSRNSVASSSTAPNTPNPDHLDVSRLVTLPPPYPRHHPAVNNNHPELTEIRTSIRTVSDLTEVTAIQEAYKQSSSQKRLALDEELKKDRVTLRQNLHQDISSGALSYADAARIEADATAAEHTKLKDLEKSEFDEFQTVVVMPVNEILQSRINTATELFDNLRSRLFDETHKSNPNLPQEEGDEQPELLEKLTLLKWIFEARETLHRALYDLLSSRNDHYRDLVLVPYKLAQQDDKVASAKAFFIEDANKRQLAFAEEVLHRTQEFRDVVEETVVRGVEVQLNAFWDIAPDLKRLLDKIPTDMEGFHIQIPALEMAENPSYTEHPLQYLFSLLLHAEKSTYQFIESQTNLLCLLHEVKEAVVVAKGKVMEAEGRDGGRVEEMRREEAGRLTDDLKDKVRVVQDQWNSALGETVGGVKERVGGWLLETGGWDESFEEGGVGGV from the exons ATGCAACCTATGATGAGCTCTTCACGGGATCCGACCGCGCGCCTTCGTGCTGGACTGAATCCGCTCCTCACAGCATCGTTGGGTGTATACCACCCTCAGCACAACAACGGCACACCTCATTCGGCGCTGTCAGTCAGCTCTCATGGCGCCTTTTCATCCAACCAAACTCCATTGAGCGCCATCCAGCCATACAATCCGCAGCAATGGATCACTTCACCGACTGCGGGACCTGGCCAGGAGCCGATGCAGACGGCTGCCATCCAGGAGCCTCAAG GATCAccgctgccaccgccgccataTTCACCCCCCCGCAGTGCCAGACCGATGAGTATGAACTTCGATCAGGGTCCAGCTGGCAATATCTCAGTTGCTCGagcaccacatccccctttGCAGAGAGCGGCTACCGAATCTCCAGTGGCCAACACATCGTTTCCGCCTCCGCCTGGAACGAGGGGCCCTTCCCGAGAAAGGCGATTCGGCCTCCCCTCGCTGACAAGACGTCGTGAGCCCGAGCCAGCCATAGCACCACTTGATCCGAGTCCGCAACAATCATCCCGCTCGCTCAGCGGGCTGTTGTCTCGTCCGGCCGGTGGTCACCCAGGGCCTTTGACGCTGCAGATACCCCACCAAGTGCCACAACGAACAGATTCCGACTCCTCCCAGAACATGGCCCCGGGCGCTCGACGAGCTGTCTCGACACCCGCGGTGGCTACTCCCACATCAGCTAGATCACGCTCTTCGTCTCAGATTCGATGGGACCCATCGATGCCAgttcccccaccaccacctgggccaccaccctcgtcaaGCAGATCTCAGAGCATGCAGCGGCTACAATCTGGAAGTGACCCTATTGTCTCACCGCCGACCcgccgaccaccaccaaccggAGTGGCTGCTCTGGGTCCTGTGCCCTTGACGCCAGCCAACTGGAGAGAGGGCGACAACCTCCCTGGGCCACCAGGGCAACATCAGCAggagcaacaacaacatgctGACTCACCAGCCACGGTCGGCGTTCAGCTTTCAGAGACGTCCAGTGTTGCAAGCTCAGGAGCTGGAGCGCAAACCGAATCTGCTACATCTTCGGCGCCCAGTTCAGCAGGTGGGCTTGTCCGAAGGAGTCCTGTGGTCAGGGGAGATAAGACGCTGCTGGAGCGGCGGAGCGAAAGCCGGACCAGGCTAGCTACACGAGGGTCTGTAGACACAACAAACTCGCCTCATGGCCTGTCTGATATTGTGATTCCTGGTTCGTCCTCCGGTGGGCTGCAACGGCGCCTGACAATCGGAAGGGGCACGCCAAGGACCGGAAGGACGAGCGAGACGCCAAAAACCGGTGAATCGATTGACACGCCAGAATCTAGGACCCCCCGAGCTTCCGGTTCTCAAGGTGTGTCTGGCCAGGTGACACCAACAAGACTCTCGCCCAGTTCCCAAAAACATCCTGAAAGACATGCGGTTCCAAGGGCGTTGCCAACCCCGCCCACCGGCAGCAGGTCGTCCTCGACACACCGGGGCATGGGGCCGGACATGCCGATGTCGGCTCCTCTTTCGCCATCACACAATTTTCCCGTGTCCAAGCATATGGTGATCACGCAGAGCAGCGAGCAGTTTGCTCGTGGTACTGTTGACCGCTTTGCAGCCTTCGCCGACCGAGAAGCATCTGCCGCCAACGATGCCGAGCGAGTTCGATTGTTTGCCGAGTTCTTTGTCAACGAGTCGAGGATACGAAGGGAACGATACGGTGCTGCCATTGGGGCGATGGGTTCTGAGGTGCTGGACTTGACCCGTGATCTGTTTAGGCCGATGCCAGTCCGGAGAGAGTCGATCAATTCGGCCACCAGCGGGACCGTGGAGTTGACACCACAATCGTCAGAACCGAGATCGCATCGTGGGTCGATTGGATCTGCGTTTGAAGGAAACCATGGGGCTTCGTCATCAGCGGTTCAAACACCGACGTCTGTgagtcagcagcagcagcagcagtcaccatcaccctctggGAACCAAAACTGGCCTTCGAACAACTACATGCCATCGTTGTCGCCGATTCTCAGCATGAGCGTCAGTGATGCTGTGGATGAGCAGGACTCGAGGGGACGGCCGGCTAGCAGGTGGTGGGAGGCCGACTCTACAGGTGCTCCGTCGTCCAGGATGGAGAGGTCAAAGCGGGAGTCAAAGTATATGGGTGTGCCTAAAGAGGCTCGAGAAGCACTGCAATGGATCGATGAGCCGCAGTTGTCGCCTGCTGGTTCAAGCAAGCGGGCCTCCCACGGGTATCTTCCTGAAAAGACAGGATGGCACGATACAGACCAATCCATGACACCGCAGGCTCTTTCTCGCAACTCGGTTGCTTCATCTTCGACAGCCCCCAACACACCAAACCCAGATCACCTCGACGTATCCCGTCTAGTgaccctcccacctccttaTCCGCGACATCACCCAgcagtcaacaacaaccaccccgaGTTGACCGAAATCCGCACCTCGATCCGCACCGTCAGCGACCTCACCGAGGTAACCGCCATCCAAGAAGCCTACAAGCAATCCTCTTCCCAAAAAcgcctcgccctcgacgAAGAGCTAAAAAAAGACCGCGTCACCCTGcgccaaaacctccaccaaGACATTTCCTCGGGCGCGCTCTCCTACGCAGACGCAGCCCGCATCGAAGCCGACGCCACAGCCGCTGAGCACACCAAACTCAAAGACCTCGAAAAGTCGGAGTTTGACGAATTCCAAACCGTCGTCGTAATGCCCGTGAACGAGATCCTTCAAAGCAGGATCAACACCGCCACCGAACTCTTTGACAACCTCCGCTCCCGCCTCTTCGACGAAACCCACaaatccaaccccaacctcccccaggAAGAAGGCGACGAGCAGCCTGAACTCTTGGAGAAACTAACCCTCCTCAAATGGATCTTTGAGGCCCGCGAAACGTTACACCGGGCGTTATacgacctcctctcctcccgcaaCGACCACTACCgcgacctcgtcctcgtcccctACAAACTCGCCCAGCAAGACGATAAAGTCGCCTCTGCCAAGGCCTTCTTCATCGAAGACGCGAATAAACGCCAGCTAGCCTTTGCAGAGGAAGTCCTCCACCGCACGCAAGAGTTCCGCGATGTAGTCGAGGAAACCGTCGTCAGGGGTGTGGAAGTGCAACTCAACGCCTTTTGGGACATTGCGCCCGACCTCAAGCGtctcctcgacaagatccCGACTGATATGGAAGGCTTCCACATCCAAATACCAGCATTGGAGATGGCCGAGAACCCAAGCTACACCGAGCACCCTTTGCAGTATCTCTTCAGTTTGTTGCTGCATGCTGAGAAGAGCACGTATCAGTTTATCGAGAGTCAGACGAACTTGCTTTGCTTGCTACATGAGGTTaaggaggcggtggtcgTTGCCAAGGGGAAGGTgatggaggcggaggggagggatggggggagagtggaggagatgagacgggaggaggcggggaggttgacgGATGATTTGAAGGATAAGGTTAGGGTTGTGCAGGATCAGTGGAATAGTGCGCTGGGGGAGACGGTGGGCGGGGTGAAGGAacgggtgggggggtggttgttggagacgggagggtgggatgagagttttgaggaggggggtgtcgGTGGTGTTTAG